In a genomic window of Tripterygium wilfordii isolate XIE 37 chromosome 8, ASM1340144v1, whole genome shotgun sequence:
- the LOC120003569 gene encoding magnesium transporter MRS2-4-like, protein MWDHDNPLLQEVLPIMDQLRQLLSDKGLESVLPFEFQALDASVEELERDAYPILDDLARNVSTKNLELVRSLKSKVTRLLARVQKVRDEIEHLLDDNEDMAHLYLTRKWILNEQYEVVLGASVSGSIVTVLEYL, encoded by the exons atgtgggatcatgACAATCCTCTCCTCCAGGAGGTTCTTCCAATTATGGATCAGCTAAGACAACTACTTTCAGACAAAGGTCTAGAGTCGGTGCTCCCATTTGAGTTTCAGGCTCTGGATGCCAGTGTTGAAGAACTCGAGAGAGATGCTTACCCTATTTTGGATGATCTGGCCAGGAATGTTAGCACCAAGAATCTTGAACTTGTGCGGAGTTTGAAAAGCAAAGTTACCCGTCTGCTTGCTCGTGTTCAAAAG GTAAGAGATGAAATTGAGCATCTTCTTGATGACAATGAAGATATGGCCCATCTATATTTGACAAGAAAGTGGATCCTAAATGAGCAATATGAGGTTGTGTTGGGAGCATCAGTTTCAGGTAGCATTGTCACTGTGTTGGAATATTTATAA